One Setaria italica strain Yugu1 chromosome II, Setaria_italica_v2.0, whole genome shotgun sequence DNA segment encodes these proteins:
- the LOC101785596 gene encoding adenylyl-sulfate kinase 3 isoform X1, with amino-acid sequence MDAPRAARLAARPPGPPPVSSLLHRTAARGVVVVPSRSACQFQRWWPGGCTFPSPGRCSRLAAAHRNQSPVANLGLPPPRPRLPRSQAAGTGTRVTGDGGFDRRPLVECTGDRSIQEHAGVVEEKASKMSSTVPKSSNIFWHDCAVGKADRQKLLKQKGCVVWITGLSGSGKSTLACTLGRELHTRGKLAYVLDGDNLRHGLNKDLGFKAEDRAENIRRVGEVAKLFADAGLVCIASLISPYRRDREACRALLSDGSFVEVFLNMSLELCEARDSKGLYKLARAGKIKGFTGIDDPYEAPLNCEIEIKEVDGVCPPLCDMAGQVVTYLEEKGFLHE; translated from the exons ATGGACGCCCCACGAGCGGCACGCCTCGCGGCGCGCCCACCCGGCCCGCCTCCCGTTAGCAGCCTCCTCCACCGCACCGCGGCGcgcggggtggtggtggtgccctcGCGATCCGCGTGCCAATTCCAgcggtggtggcctggtgggtgtACCTTTCCCTCCCCTGGCCGCTGCTCGCGCCTCGCGGCCGCGCACCGGAACCAGAGCCCCGTCGCGAATCTAGGGTTGCctccgccccgcccccgccttccGAGGTCCCAAGCCGCCGGGACTGGGACGAGGGTAACAGGCGACGGAGGCTTCGACAGACGCCCCCTCGTCGAATGCACCGGCGACCGATCGATTCAGGAGCACGCAGGAG TAGTTGAGGAGAAAGCTTCAAAAATGTCATCCACTGTGCCAAAGTCATCAAATATCTTCTGGCATGATTGCGCAGTTGGCAAGGCTGATCGTCAGAAGCTACTCAAGCAGAAAGGTTGTGTTGTCTGGATTACAGGCCTTAGTGGTTCAG GTAAAAGTACCTTGGCATGTACATTAGGCCGAGAGCTCCATACAAGAGGGAAGCTTGCATACGTTCTTGATGGTGATAACTTAAGACATGGACTAAACAAGGATCTTGGCTTTAAAGCTGAAGATCGTGCTGAAAATATAAGGAGAGTTG GTGAAGTGGCAAAGTTATTTGCAGATGCGGGCCTTGTATGTATTGCAAGTTTGATATCTCCGTATAGGAGAGACCGTGAAGCTTGCCGTGCTTTGTTGTCTGATGGTAGCTTTGTGGAA gttttcttgaacatgtccttgGAATTGTGTGAAGCAAGGGATTCAAAGGGTCTTTATAAGCTTGCTCGTGCAGGAAAAATAAAGG GTTTTACTGGAATCGATGACCCCTACGAAGCTCCCCTGAATTGCGAG ATTGAGATCAAGGAAGTGGACGGTGTATGCCCCCCACTTTGTGACATGGCGGGGCAGGTGGTTACTTACCTTGAGGAGAAAGGCTTCCTGCACGAGTAG
- the LOC101785596 gene encoding adenylyl-sulfate kinase 3 isoform X2 codes for MDAPRAARLAARPPGPPPVSSLLHRTAARGVVVVPSRSACQFQRWWPGGCTFPSPGRCSRLAAAHRNQSPVANLGLPPPRPRLPRSQAAGTGTRVTGDGGFDRRPLVECTGDRSIQEHAGVEEKASKMSSTVPKSSNIFWHDCAVGKADRQKLLKQKGCVVWITGLSGSGKSTLACTLGRELHTRGKLAYVLDGDNLRHGLNKDLGFKAEDRAENIRRVGEVAKLFADAGLVCIASLISPYRRDREACRALLSDGSFVEVFLNMSLELCEARDSKGLYKLARAGKIKGFTGIDDPYEAPLNCEIEIKEVDGVCPPLCDMAGQVVTYLEEKGFLHE; via the exons ATGGACGCCCCACGAGCGGCACGCCTCGCGGCGCGCCCACCCGGCCCGCCTCCCGTTAGCAGCCTCCTCCACCGCACCGCGGCGcgcggggtggtggtggtgccctcGCGATCCGCGTGCCAATTCCAgcggtggtggcctggtgggtgtACCTTTCCCTCCCCTGGCCGCTGCTCGCGCCTCGCGGCCGCGCACCGGAACCAGAGCCCCGTCGCGAATCTAGGGTTGCctccgccccgcccccgccttccGAGGTCCCAAGCCGCCGGGACTGGGACGAGGGTAACAGGCGACGGAGGCTTCGACAGACGCCCCCTCGTCGAATGCACCGGCGACCGATCGATTCAGGAGCACGCAGGAG TTGAGGAGAAAGCTTCAAAAATGTCATCCACTGTGCCAAAGTCATCAAATATCTTCTGGCATGATTGCGCAGTTGGCAAGGCTGATCGTCAGAAGCTACTCAAGCAGAAAGGTTGTGTTGTCTGGATTACAGGCCTTAGTGGTTCAG GTAAAAGTACCTTGGCATGTACATTAGGCCGAGAGCTCCATACAAGAGGGAAGCTTGCATACGTTCTTGATGGTGATAACTTAAGACATGGACTAAACAAGGATCTTGGCTTTAAAGCTGAAGATCGTGCTGAAAATATAAGGAGAGTTG GTGAAGTGGCAAAGTTATTTGCAGATGCGGGCCTTGTATGTATTGCAAGTTTGATATCTCCGTATAGGAGAGACCGTGAAGCTTGCCGTGCTTTGTTGTCTGATGGTAGCTTTGTGGAA gttttcttgaacatgtccttgGAATTGTGTGAAGCAAGGGATTCAAAGGGTCTTTATAAGCTTGCTCGTGCAGGAAAAATAAAGG GTTTTACTGGAATCGATGACCCCTACGAAGCTCCCCTGAATTGCGAG ATTGAGATCAAGGAAGTGGACGGTGTATGCCCCCCACTTTGTGACATGGCGGGGCAGGTGGTTACTTACCTTGAGGAGAAAGGCTTCCTGCACGAGTAG
- the LOC101785596 gene encoding adenylyl-sulfate kinase 3 isoform X4 produces the protein MSSTVPKSSNIFWHDCAVGKADRQKLLKQKGCVVWITGLSGSGKSTLACTLGRELHTRGKLAYVLDGDNLRHGLNKDLGFKAEDRAENIRRVGEVAKLFADAGLVCIASLISPYRRDREACRALLSDGSFVEVFLNMSLELCEARDSKGLYKLARAGKIKGFTGIDDPYEAPLNCEIEIKEVDGVCPPLCDMAGQVVTYLEEKGFLHE, from the exons ATGTCATCCACTGTGCCAAAGTCATCAAATATCTTCTGGCATGATTGCGCAGTTGGCAAGGCTGATCGTCAGAAGCTACTCAAGCAGAAAGGTTGTGTTGTCTGGATTACAGGCCTTAGTGGTTCAG GTAAAAGTACCTTGGCATGTACATTAGGCCGAGAGCTCCATACAAGAGGGAAGCTTGCATACGTTCTTGATGGTGATAACTTAAGACATGGACTAAACAAGGATCTTGGCTTTAAAGCTGAAGATCGTGCTGAAAATATAAGGAGAGTTG GTGAAGTGGCAAAGTTATTTGCAGATGCGGGCCTTGTATGTATTGCAAGTTTGATATCTCCGTATAGGAGAGACCGTGAAGCTTGCCGTGCTTTGTTGTCTGATGGTAGCTTTGTGGAA gttttcttgaacatgtccttgGAATTGTGTGAAGCAAGGGATTCAAAGGGTCTTTATAAGCTTGCTCGTGCAGGAAAAATAAAGG GTTTTACTGGAATCGATGACCCCTACGAAGCTCCCCTGAATTGCGAG ATTGAGATCAAGGAAGTGGACGGTGTATGCCCCCCACTTTGTGACATGGCGGGGCAGGTGGTTACTTACCTTGAGGAGAAAGGCTTCCTGCACGAGTAG
- the LOC101785596 gene encoding adenylyl-sulfate kinase 3 isoform X3: MDAPRAARLAARPPGPPPVSSLLHRTAARGVVVVPSRSACQFQRWWPGGCTFPSPGRCSRLAAAHRNQSPVANLGLPPPRPRLPRSQAAGTGTRVTGDGGFDRRPLVECTGDRSIQEHAGVVEEKASKMSSTVPKSSNIFWHDCAVGKADRQKLLKQKGCVVWITGLSGSGKSTLACTLGRELHTRGKLAYVLDGDNLRHGLNKDLGFKAEDRAENIRRVGEVAKLFADAGLVCIASLISPYRRDREACRALLSDGSFVEVFLNMSLELCEARDSKGLYKLARAGKIKGVYMSICKFRRSSLVEKWKKKENEFYWNR, encoded by the exons ATGGACGCCCCACGAGCGGCACGCCTCGCGGCGCGCCCACCCGGCCCGCCTCCCGTTAGCAGCCTCCTCCACCGCACCGCGGCGcgcggggtggtggtggtgccctcGCGATCCGCGTGCCAATTCCAgcggtggtggcctggtgggtgtACCTTTCCCTCCCCTGGCCGCTGCTCGCGCCTCGCGGCCGCGCACCGGAACCAGAGCCCCGTCGCGAATCTAGGGTTGCctccgccccgcccccgccttccGAGGTCCCAAGCCGCCGGGACTGGGACGAGGGTAACAGGCGACGGAGGCTTCGACAGACGCCCCCTCGTCGAATGCACCGGCGACCGATCGATTCAGGAGCACGCAGGAG TAGTTGAGGAGAAAGCTTCAAAAATGTCATCCACTGTGCCAAAGTCATCAAATATCTTCTGGCATGATTGCGCAGTTGGCAAGGCTGATCGTCAGAAGCTACTCAAGCAGAAAGGTTGTGTTGTCTGGATTACAGGCCTTAGTGGTTCAG GTAAAAGTACCTTGGCATGTACATTAGGCCGAGAGCTCCATACAAGAGGGAAGCTTGCATACGTTCTTGATGGTGATAACTTAAGACATGGACTAAACAAGGATCTTGGCTTTAAAGCTGAAGATCGTGCTGAAAATATAAGGAGAGTTG GTGAAGTGGCAAAGTTATTTGCAGATGCGGGCCTTGTATGTATTGCAAGTTTGATATCTCCGTATAGGAGAGACCGTGAAGCTTGCCGTGCTTTGTTGTCTGATGGTAGCTTTGTGGAA gttttcttgaacatgtccttgGAATTGTGTGAAGCAAGGGATTCAAAGGGTCTTTATAAGCTTGCTCGTGCAGGAAAAATAAAGG gtgtCTATATGTCCATTTGTAAGTTTAGGAGGAGTTCTCTAGTtgagaaatggaaaaaaaaggaaaatga GTTTTACTGGAATCGATGA